Sequence from the Cellulomonas fimi ATCC 484 genome:
GCGGCGGGTCCGAGGTCGGCGCGGTCGACCTCGCGCTGCTCACCGACGGCCTGCGTGCCGAGCGCGAGCAGGGCATCACGATCGACGTCGCGTACCGGTACTTCTCGACGGCACGCCGGGCGTTCGTGCTCGCGGACACCCCCGGCCACGTGCAGTACACGCGCAACATGGTCACGGGCGCCTCGACCGCCGAGCTCGCGATCGTGCTGGTCGACGCGCGCAAGGGCGTCCTCGAGCAGACCCGCCGGCACGCGACGATCACGGCGCTGCTCGGCGTGCCGCACGTCGTCCTCGCCGTGAACAAGATGGACCTCGTCGACTTCGACGAGACCGTGTTCCGCACCATCGCGGACGACTTCGCGCGGTACGCGGACGCGATCGGGCTGCCCGACGTCCAGGCCGTGCCGCTGTCGGCGCTCGCCGGCGACAACGTGGTGGACCGCTCGGGGCGCACGCCGTGGTACGACGGGCCGACGCTGCTCGAGCACCTCGAGCAGGTGCCCGTGGGGCGTGACGCGCGCGCCGAGTCGTTCCGCTTCCCCGTCCAGGTCGTCATCCGCCCGCGCACCGCGGAGCACCCCGACTACCGCGGCTACGCGGGACGGGTCGCGTCCGGGGTCGTGCGGGTCGGCGACCAGGTCACCGTGCTGCCGTCGGGCAAGACGAGCACCGTCACGGGGATCGACACGTTCGACGGGCCGCTCGCCGAGGCGCACGCCCCGCAGTCCGTGACCCTGCGGCTCGCGGACGACGTCGACGTGGCCCGGGGCGACGTCCTGGTGCCGACGGGCGAGCAGGTGACCGTCGGAGCCGACCTCGAGGGCACCGTCTGCTGGCTCGCCGAGCGGCGGTCCGTGCTCGGGGCCCGGGTCCTCGTCCGCATCGGCACGCGCACCGTGCGCGCGCTGCTGCGGGAGGTCAACGCGCGCCTCGACGTCGACACCCAGACCGTCGAGGTGTGGGAGGGCGTCGACACGCTGCACACGGTGGACGCGACCGACACGTCGTCCGACACCCCGCCCCGGGCCCTGACGCTCAACGCGATCGGCCGCGTGCGGCTGCGCCTGGCGGAGCCGGTCGCGCTCGACGACTACGCGACGCACCGCAGCACGGGCGGCTTCCTCGTCGTCGACCCGGCCGACGGCACGACGCTCGCCGCGGGCATGGTCGGTCCGACGCTGCTGGACCGGCTCACGCCGACCCCGCCGCCGAGCGCCGCCGACGACGACTGGCTCGCCGGGGCCGGCATATGACGGGACCGTCCACCGGGACGGGCACACTGGACGCCATGCCTCGCCATCCGCTGCTCCTCGACCTCACGGGACGACGGGTGGTCGTCGTCGGCGGCGGTCCCGTCGCGGCCCGCCGGACGGCCCGCCTCGTCGCCGACGGCGCGGACGTGCTGGTCGTGGCGCCGCGGCTGTGCGAGGACCTCGCGGAGCTGGTCGCGCGGGACGCCGTGCGGTGGGCGCCGAGGGAGTACCTCGCGACCGACCTCGACGGCGCCTGGCTCGTGCACACCGCCACCGGCGAGCGCGACGTCGACGCGGCCGTCGCCGCGGACGCGGACGCGCTGCGCGTGTGGTGCGTGCACGCGGGCGACGGCGCACGGTCGACCGCGTGGACGCCCGCGGTCGCGCGCGTCGACGACGTGACCGTCGCCGTGACCGCGGGCGGCGACCCGCGCCGCGCGACGGCGGTCCGGGACGCCGTCGCGCTGCTGCTCGACACCGGCGCCCTGCCGCTGCGCCGGCACCGCCGCGCCGCGGTCGGGACCGTGACCCTCGTCGGCGGCGGGCCGGGCGACCCGGGGCTCGTCACGACCCGCGGCCGCCGCGCGCTCGCCGAGGCCGACGTCGTCGTCGTGGACCGGCTCGCACCACGCACCCTGCTCGACGAGCTCGACCCCGACGTGGAGGTGGTCGAGGCGGGCAAGCAGCCGCACGCGCACACGCTCACCCAGGAGCAGATCAACGAGGTGCTCGTCGAGCGTGCGCTGCGCGGCCTGCGCGTCGTGCGTCTCAAGGGTGGCGACCCCTTCGTGCTCGGCCGCGGCGGCGAAGAGGTGCTCGCGTGCCTCGAGGCCGGCGTCCCCGTCGAGGTCGTGCCCGGCGTGACCAGCGCGATCGCCGTCCCGGGCGTCGCGGGCATCCCCGTCACGCAGCGCGGCGTGTCCCGCCAGGTGACGATCCTGTCGGCGCACGACAGCGCCCCCGACTGGTCGAGCCTCGCCGCGGTCGAGGGCACGCTCGTGCTGCTCATGGGCGTCGGGCGGCTCGCGGAGCACGCCGCCGCGCTCGTCGCGCACGGCAAGGACCCGGCGACGCCGGTCGCGGTCGTGGAGAACGGCACGCTGCCCGGGCAGCGCACGACGGTGGCGACGCTCGCGACGATCGCGCAGCGCGCGGCCGAGCGCGGCGTCGGCAACCCGGCCGTGGTCGTCGTCGGCGAGGTCGCGGCACTCGCCGACGTCCTCGGCCCGCACGGGACCGGCCCGGCCGCCGAGCCCGCCGCCACGCCCGCACGCGCCGGCACCGCAGCCGCGGAGGCACCCGACGCGACGCCGTGACGTGCAGCGACGTGCCGTTCCCCACACCGCCCCGGCGCGCCCGGCCGGGCGACGTGGCCTAGCGTGAGGGCCGTGCCCACGACCGACGACCTGCCCCCGCTCGACGTCCTGCTGCCCGTGGAGCACGCCGGCGAGCGCCTCGACCCCCGTCCCGACGAGGCCGAGCTGCTCGGCCTGTTCACCGACCGGATGCCCGTCGACCCGCCGCGCGGCGTGCACGTGCGCGCCAACATGGTGAGCTCGCTCGACGGCGCCGCCACCGGTGCGGACCGGCGCAGCGGCAGCATCAACGACCCTGCCGACCACCGCGTGTTCCGCGTGCTGCGCGCGCTCGCCGACGTCGTCCTCGTGGGCGGCGGCACGGTGCGCGCCGAGCACTACAGCGCGCTGGAGGTCCCCGCGGGCCTGGAGGAGGCACGCCGCGCGCTGGGTCGTTCGCCGGAGATCGAGCTCGCCGTCGTGACCGCGGGTGCGGACCTCCCCGGCGCGCTGCTCGACGGACCCCGACCGCCGATCGTGATCACGACGTCGCAGTCCCCCGGCCTCGACCAGGTCCGGGACCGGGTCGGCCCCGAGCGCGTCATCGTCACCGAGTCCGACACCCCGGGGGTCGTGGACCTGCGCGTCGCGCTCGCCGCCCTGGGCGCCCGCGGGCTGTCGCACGTGCTCGCCGAGGGCGGCCCGTCGCTGCTCGGCCAGCTCCTGGAGGCGGACCTCGTGGACGAGCTGTGCGCGACGTCGAGCCCGGTGCTCGTCGGCGGCCCCGCGCCCCGGATCGTCGCCCGGCACGACTGGCTCGACCCGGCGCGTGCCGTCCGACCCCTGCACCTCCTGCACTCCGACGGCGTGCTGCTGGGCCGCTGGCAGGTCGTTAGGCTCGGCGCGTGACCGACACGATCCTGGTCCTCGTCGAGGACACCCTCACCGCGTCCGACGTCCAGCACCTGCTCTCCCTGCACCCCGACGAGGAGCTCGCGTACCGCGTCCTCGTCCCGGCGGACACCGAGCGGCCGCTGCTGTCGACGATCATCGACGACCTCAGCATGGGCGAGCTGCGGCAGGCGTTCGACCGCGCGCGCGGCAAGGAGCCGTCGGAGCACGAGGCGCGGGCCACCGCGGCCGAGCAGCTCACGGGCAGCCTGGCGCAGTTCACGGCGGCCGGGCGCAGCGCCACGGGCGAGGTCACGCAGGACGACCCGATCCCGGCGCTGCGGTCGGCGGTCGCCGCGGGCGGCGTGCGCGAGGTCGCCGTCGTGACCTACCCGCACGCGCTCGAGGACACGTTCCACCGCGACTGGGCGTCGCGGGCGCGCGACGAGCTGCGGGTCCCGGTGCTGCACCTGTACGCCGGCACGAGCGAGCTCGGCTGAGCGCCCTTCACGCGTCGCACGACGAGGGCCGGACCCCGCTGGGGGTCCGGCCCTCGTCGTCGGCGCGGCTCGCGCCGGGTCAGAACCCCGTCTCGGTGACGGCGGGGTACCAGCGCCGGAACTTGCGCACCTGGTTGAGCTTCGCGGCCCACACGTAGGCCCGCCGCCGCGGCGACAGGTCCTTGCCGTACGCGAGCGGGTGCGCCGTGGCGCGGGCGCGCACGAGCCGCCGGACGCGCTGCGCGAGCTGCGGGTCGCGGACGTACCGCAGCAGCAGACGGTGCGGCACGATCGAGTACAGCACCTCACGGTCGACGACGACGGGCTCGACGGCCCGGCCCTCGACCTGGTCCTCCACGACGAACCGCATGGGGTTCGCGCCCGCCGCGGTGACGTAGTAGTTGTTGCGCCCGATCCGGGGGTTGACCTCGAAGAACCGGAACCGGTCGGTGCGCGGGTCGACCTTGACGTCGAAGTTCGCGAACCCGCGGTAGCCCGTCGAGGTGAGGAAGCGGCGCGCCTGCTCGAGCATGGCGTCGTCGCGGTACGTGATCATCGCTGCGGGGTTGCCCAGGCCGGAGGGCGTGTGCTCCTCGAGCAGGACGTGTGCGCTGCACAGCAGCGTGATCTCGCCGCGGCTGTCGACGTACGCGGTGATGGAGCGCATCTGCGTGTCGTCGCCGGGCACGAGCTCCTGCACGACGAACCGGCCGCGGAAGCCGGCTGCGCGCAGCGCGGACCACAGCCACGTGAGCTCGTCGGGCGTCGCGATCTCGAAGACCTTCTTCTTGCCCTCGAACTCGACGTCCTGGTAGTCCGCGCTGCTCGCCGCCTTGGCGATGAGCGGGTAGTCCAGGTCGACCGCGGCGGGCGCCCAGCCGGGCTCGTGGGCCGCGGTGAAGTCCTGCACGATCGTGCGCGGGACGGAGATGTCGAGCCGCTCGCAGATCTCCGCGAACGTCGCCTTGTCGGAGATCTGGTCGAGCAGCCCCTCCGACAGGAAGGGCACGACGTAGTACGGCTCGAGCTCGGCGCGGTGCTGCACCACGACGCGGACGAGCCAGTCCGAGTTCGCCATGAGCAGCAGGCGACGGTCGGGCATGCGCCGGGCGACGTCGAGCAGCCGGTCGACGAGCTGACGGGGGTCGTGCCCGTCGGCGACGATCTCGTGGTCGACGATCCGGGAGTGCGCGACGGGTCCGAGTGCGGCGCCGGCGACGACGACCGAGCGCACGCCGTAGGCCTCGTGGAACGAGCGGGCGAGCGCGTAGACGCCGATGTCGGCGCCGAGGATGACGGGCTGGAGCGGGGCCACCCCGCCGGCCCGGGGGGCGACCGGGGCGGCGGGGGCCGGGGCGGTGTCGCTCACGCGTCCTGCTCGGTGCGGTCGGTGGACCACGTCGTGTGGAACGTGCCCTCGCGGTCGGTGCGCCGGTAGGTGTGCGCACCGAAGAAGTCACGCTGCGCCTGGATGAGCGCGGCGGGCAGCCGCTCGGCGCGGACCCCGTCGTAGTAGGCGAGCGAGGAGGCGAACGCAGGGGTCGGCACCCCGTGCAGCGCGGCTCCCGACACGACGCGACGCCAGGCCTGCACGCCGTTGCCGACCGCGCCGGTGAAGTACTCGTCGGCCAGCAGCAGGGGCAGGTCGGCGTTGCGCTCGTACGCCTCCGTGATCCGGTTGAGGAACCGCGCGCGGATGATGCAGCCACCGCGCCAGATGCGCGCCATCGCGCCCCGGTCGATGTCCCAGCCGAACTGCTCGGACGCGGCGGCGATCTGGTCGAACCCCTGGGAGTACGCCACGACCTTCGACGCGTACAGCGCCAGGCGGACGTCCTCGACGAACGCGTCGCGGTCCTCGACCGCCCACGGCGTGGTGTGCGCGGGCAGCGTGCCCAGCGCGGCCGTGCGCTGCGGGACCGACCCCGACAGGGCGCGGGCGAACGTCGCCTCCGCGATCCCCGTGATCGGCACACCGAGGTCGAGGGCGTTCTGCACCGTCCAGCGGCCGGTGCCCTTCTGCTCGGCCTGGTCCAGGACGACGTCGACGAACGCCGCGCCCGTGGCCGCGTCGACGTGCTGCAGCACGTCCGCGGTGATCTCGATGAGGAACGACTCGAGGTCGCCCGTGTTCCACTCCGCGAAGATCTGCCCGATCTCGGCCGCGGAGGCCCCGAGCCCCTGCTTGAGCAGGTCGTACGCCTCGGCGATGAGCTGCATGTCGGCGTACTCGATGCCGTTGTGCACCATCTTGACGAAGTGCCCCGCACCCCCGGGACCCACGTAGGTGCAGCACGGCACCCCGTCCACCTTCGCCGAGATCTTCTCGAGGATCGGCCCCAGCCACTCGTAGGACTCCGCGGTCCCACCCGGCATGATCGACGGGCCCAGCAGCGCGCCCTCCTCGCCGCCCGAGACGCCCGTGCCGACGAAGTGCAGACCCTTCGCGCGCAGCGCCGCCTCGCGGCGCACCGTGTCGGGGAAGTGGGCGTTGCCCGCGTCGACGACGATGTCGCCCTCGTCGAGCAGCGGCACGAGCTCGTCGATCACCGCGTCGGTGGCCGCACCGGCCTTGACCATCACCACGACCTTGCGCGGCCGCGCCAGCGAGGCCACGAAGTCCTCGACCGACTCGGAGGCGACGAACGTGCCCTCGTCGCCGTGGTCGTCCAGCAACGACTGCGTCTTGGCGAACGACCGGTTGTGGATCGCCACCGTGAACCCGTTCCGCGCGAAGTTGCGCGCGAGGTTCCTGCCCATCACCGCCAGCCCGGTGACGCCGATCTCCGCCGTGCCGGGTGCCGTGGTGTTCGCGGCCATGCGTGAGGTGCTCCTTGTCGTCGACGGCCGGACCGCGCCGACGACCGGTGCACGAGGTGCGGAGCGGGGGCGCGACGTCCGGGTGGGAGTGCCCGGTCAGCCTAGCGGCGTAGTGCTCACCCGGGAGCGGCGTGCCGGACGTCAAGACGGCGCCCCCGCACGTACGCTCCCGATCGTGACCCCCGCAGGCCCCGAGGACGTCCCGGCCGAGTTCGTCCGCGCGCTGCGCTCGCTGCGCACCGTGACCGTCCGGCCCGAGGTCGTGCTCGACGAGGTCCCCGGCCCCGCCCGGATCGCCCCGTTCTCCGCGGCCCTGACGGCCGAGGTGCGCAGCGCTCGCCGCTCGGTCGCGGCCGCAGAGCTCGCGTCGGGGCGTTTCGTCGTGCTCTACGACCCCGAGGGCCAGGAGGCGTGGGACGGCACGTTCCGCCTCGTGACGCTCGTGCGGGCGTCGCTGGAGAGCGAGGTCGGCGCCGACCCGCTGCTCGCAGAGGTCGCGTGGTCGTGGTTCTCCGACGCCCTCGAGCAGGCCGGCCTGGAGCCGCACGCGGCGGGCGGCACGGTCACGCGCGTGCTGTCGCAGAGCTTCGGCGCCCTGGAGCGCCGCGCGGAGCAGACCGAGCTCGAGATCCGCGCGTCGTGGACGTCGGCGGGCGAGGACCTGGGCCCGCACCTGCGGGCGTGGGCGACGCTGCTGTGCACCGCGGCGGGCCTGCCGCCGCTGCCCGAGGGCGTCGTGCCGCTCGGCCCGCGCCGCTGACCAGGGAGCTCGCCGCACCCCCTCCTTGATGGACGTCCGACACGATCGGGACGCCCGGGACTCTCAAGAACACCACGGCGCCTGCCGATGGAAGGCATGTGAGCATCGAGCCCCTGCGTCGTGACGTCGCCCTCCGCCGGCCGGCCGTGCGGACGGCAGCGCCCGCGACCCGGCGGTTGTCCAGCCCGACCCAGCAGATGTGCGTCGTCGTCTCGGAGATCGCCGACGGCGACGGGGTGGCCCTCGTGCAGAACCTGCGCCGTCGTGGCGCCCCGCGGGTCGTCGTCCTGACCCGCCGCGCGAGCCGCGGCGAGCTGTCGGTCCTCCTGCAGGGCGGTCTGCGCGGCGCGGTCGCGAGCACGACCGCCGCGAGCGTGGCGCGCCAGCCGGCGCCGGCGCCCGCCCCGCCGACGCTGCCCGAGCTCACCGCGCGCGAGATCAGCGTGCTCAAGCTCGTGGCCGACGGCCGCAGCAACCGGCTCATCGGCGAGGAGCTCGGGCTCTCGGCGCTGACCGTCAAGAGCCACCTCGCGCGCATCTCGCGCAAGCTCGGCACCGGCGACCGCGCGGAGCTCGTGGCGATCTCGTTCCGCGGCGGCGTGCTCGACTGAGCGACCCCCGGCTCCGCCCGGGTGACGTGCGCCGCACCCCGCGCGGCCTGCACGGCCGCACGGACGCCGTCGCATACGGTTGACCTCATGCACTCCGAGGTTGCCGACGACGCCCGTGACACCGGGGACGACGTCACGCCGACCCCGGTGGTCCCCGACGTCGTGCCGCTGGTCGAGCCGGCCGACGGCGTGCCGCACGTCGTCGACACGCCCGAGGAGCTCGCGCGCGTGGTGGCCGCCTTCGGGGCCGGCACGGGTCCCGTCGCCGTCGACGCCGAGCGCGCGTCGGGCTACCGCTACGGCCAGCGCACCTACCTCGTGCAGCTGCGCCGCGAGGGCGCGGGGACCGCGCTGATCGACCCGGTGGCGCTGCCGGACCTGTCGGCGCTGTCGGAGGCACTCGTCGGCGTCGAGTGGGTGCTGCACGCCGCGTCGCAGGACCTGCCGGGGCTCACGGAGCAGGGCATGCGCCCGACGCGCATCTTCGACACCGAGCTCGGGGCGCGGCTGCTGGGCATGGAGCGCGTGGGCCTGGCCGCGGTCGTCGCGGATGCGCTCGGCCTTGGCCTGGCCAAGGAGCACTCGGCCGTCGACTGGTCGACCCGCCCCCTGCCGCAGGAGTGGCTGCGGTACGCGGCGCTCGACGTCGAGGTCCTGGTCCCGCTGCGCGAGGTGCTCGCGGAGCGGCTCGCCGTCGCCGGCAAGGCCGAGTGGGCGGCGCAGGAGTTCGAGGCGGTGCGCACCGCACCCACGCCGCCTCCGCGCGTCGACCCGTGGCGCCGCGTCTCGGGCTTGCACCAGGTCAAGGACGCGCGCCGGCTCGCCGTCGTGCGCGAGCTCTGGCTGACGCGCGACCAGAACGCCCGCCAGCGCGACATCTCCCCCGGCCGTGTGCTGCCCGACGCCGCGATCGTCGCCGCCGCGCAGGCGCTGCCGCGCTCGGTGCCGCAGCTCACGGCCCTGCCGGCGTTCTCGGG
This genomic interval carries:
- a CDS encoding dihydrofolate reductase family protein, which encodes MPTTDDLPPLDVLLPVEHAGERLDPRPDEAELLGLFTDRMPVDPPRGVHVRANMVSSLDGAATGADRRSGSINDPADHRVFRVLRALADVVLVGGGTVRAEHYSALEVPAGLEEARRALGRSPEIELAVVTAGADLPGALLDGPRPPIVITTSQSPGLDQVRDRVGPERVIVTESDTPGVVDLRVALAALGARGLSHVLAEGGPSLLGQLLEADLVDELCATSSPVLVGGPAPRIVARHDWLDPARAVRPLHLLHSDGVLLGRWQVVRLGA
- a CDS encoding sulfate adenylyltransferase subunit 1, translating into MTTTPTTDLPADPDSGSRADQAPLDTDHAQRELLRLATAGSVDDGKSTLIGRLLYDTKSVLADQLSAVERATAARGGSEVGAVDLALLTDGLRAEREQGITIDVAYRYFSTARRAFVLADTPGHVQYTRNMVTGASTAELAIVLVDARKGVLEQTRRHATITALLGVPHVVLAVNKMDLVDFDETVFRTIADDFARYADAIGLPDVQAVPLSALAGDNVVDRSGRTPWYDGPTLLEHLEQVPVGRDARAESFRFPVQVVIRPRTAEHPDYRGYAGRVASGVVRVGDQVTVLPSGKTSTVTGIDTFDGPLAEAHAPQSVTLRLADDVDVARGDVLVPTGEQVTVGADLEGTVCWLAERRSVLGARVLVRIGTRTVRALLREVNARLDVDTQTVEVWEGVDTLHTVDATDTSSDTPPRALTLNAIGRVRLRLAEPVALDDYATHRSTGGFLVVDPADGTTLAAGMVGPTLLDRLTPTPPPSAADDDWLAGAGI
- the gndA gene encoding NADP-dependent phosphogluconate dehydrogenase produces the protein MAANTTAPGTAEIGVTGLAVMGRNLARNFARNGFTVAIHNRSFAKTQSLLDDHGDEGTFVASESVEDFVASLARPRKVVVMVKAGAATDAVIDELVPLLDEGDIVVDAGNAHFPDTVRREAALRAKGLHFVGTGVSGGEEGALLGPSIMPGGTAESYEWLGPILEKISAKVDGVPCCTYVGPGGAGHFVKMVHNGIEYADMQLIAEAYDLLKQGLGASAAEIGQIFAEWNTGDLESFLIEITADVLQHVDAATGAAFVDVVLDQAEQKGTGRWTVQNALDLGVPITGIAEATFARALSGSVPQRTAALGTLPAHTTPWAVEDRDAFVEDVRLALYASKVVAYSQGFDQIAAASEQFGWDIDRGAMARIWRGGCIIRARFLNRITEAYERNADLPLLLADEYFTGAVGNGVQAWRRVVSGAALHGVPTPAFASSLAYYDGVRAERLPAALIQAQRDFFGAHTYRRTDREGTFHTTWSTDRTEQDA
- the cobA gene encoding uroporphyrinogen-III C-methyltransferase, which gives rise to MPRHPLLLDLTGRRVVVVGGGPVAARRTARLVADGADVLVVAPRLCEDLAELVARDAVRWAPREYLATDLDGAWLVHTATGERDVDAAVAADADALRVWCVHAGDGARSTAWTPAVARVDDVTVAVTAGGDPRRATAVRDAVALLLDTGALPLRRHRRAAVGTVTLVGGGPGDPGLVTTRGRRALAEADVVVVDRLAPRTLLDELDPDVEVVEAGKQPHAHTLTQEQINEVLVERALRGLRVVRLKGGDPFVLGRGGEEVLACLEAGVPVEVVPGVTSAIAVPGVAGIPVTQRGVSRQVTILSAHDSAPDWSSLAAVEGTLVLLMGVGRLAEHAAALVAHGKDPATPVAVVENGTLPGQRTTVATLATIAQRAAERGVGNPAVVVVGEVAALADVLGPHGTGPAAEPAATPARAGTAAAEAPDATP
- a CDS encoding HRDC domain-containing protein; translation: MHSEVADDARDTGDDVTPTPVVPDVVPLVEPADGVPHVVDTPEELARVVAAFGAGTGPVAVDAERASGYRYGQRTYLVQLRREGAGTALIDPVALPDLSALSEALVGVEWVLHAASQDLPGLTEQGMRPTRIFDTELGARLLGMERVGLAAVVADALGLGLAKEHSAVDWSTRPLPQEWLRYAALDVEVLVPLREVLAERLAVAGKAEWAAQEFEAVRTAPTPPPRVDPWRRVSGLHQVKDARRLAVVRELWLTRDQNARQRDISPGRVLPDAAIVAAAQALPRSVPQLTALPAFSGKGTRRRATLWQQAIDRGLALPDAELPSVRGPRSDAPPPPRAWADKDPAAAARLAAARDVVAELSATHDVPAENLLQPDLLRRLCWAPPARLDAAGIAEFLAAGAAREWQVGLLAERLATAFAGLSRS
- a CDS encoding DUF3000 domain-containing protein, whose translation is MTPAGPEDVPAEFVRALRSLRTVTVRPEVVLDEVPGPARIAPFSAALTAEVRSARRSVAAAELASGRFVVLYDPEGQEAWDGTFRLVTLVRASLESEVGADPLLAEVAWSWFSDALEQAGLEPHAAGGTVTRVLSQSFGALERRAEQTELEIRASWTSAGEDLGPHLRAWATLLCTAAGLPPLPEGVVPLGPRR
- a CDS encoding helix-turn-helix transcriptional regulator: MSIEPLRRDVALRRPAVRTAAPATRRLSSPTQQMCVVVSEIADGDGVALVQNLRRRGAPRVVVLTRRASRGELSVLLQGGLRGAVASTTAASVARQPAPAPAPPTLPELTAREISVLKLVADGRSNRLIGEELGLSALTVKSHLARISRKLGTGDRAELVAISFRGGVLD